A portion of the Micromonospora vinacea genome contains these proteins:
- the argB gene encoding acetylglutamate kinase has product MSLSSDLARAQVKAETLIEALPWLARFSGSTVVVKYGGNAMTDPELQRAFAADMVFLRYAGLKPVVVHGGGPQISAMLGRLGIASEFRGGLRVTSAEAMDVVRMVLVGQVGRELVGLINSHGPYAVGLSGEDARLFTAVRRPAYVDGVPVDVGQVGDVESVDVSAVTDLIDAGRIPVISTVAPDADGVLHNLNADTAAAALAIALRARKLVVLTDVAGLYADWPDTTSLVSEIAADDLAKLLPSLESGMVPKMEACLRAVRGGVPAAHVVDGRVAHSTLLEVFTSEGFGTMVVPGDGTDET; this is encoded by the coding sequence GTGAGTCTCAGCAGCGATCTGGCTCGCGCCCAGGTCAAGGCGGAGACGCTGATCGAGGCGCTGCCCTGGTTGGCGCGTTTCTCCGGCTCGACGGTCGTGGTGAAGTACGGCGGCAACGCGATGACCGATCCGGAGTTGCAGCGGGCGTTCGCGGCCGACATGGTCTTCCTGCGCTACGCGGGCCTGAAGCCCGTGGTGGTGCACGGCGGTGGTCCGCAGATCTCCGCGATGCTGGGTCGCCTCGGCATCGCCAGCGAGTTCCGGGGTGGTCTGCGGGTGACCAGCGCCGAGGCGATGGACGTGGTCCGGATGGTGCTGGTCGGTCAGGTGGGCCGGGAACTGGTGGGTTTGATCAACTCGCACGGTCCGTACGCCGTCGGTCTCTCCGGGGAGGACGCCCGGCTGTTCACCGCGGTGCGCCGTCCGGCGTACGTGGACGGGGTGCCGGTCGACGTGGGCCAGGTCGGGGACGTCGAGTCGGTCGACGTGTCAGCGGTGACCGACCTGATCGATGCCGGCCGGATCCCGGTGATCTCCACGGTGGCGCCGGACGCGGACGGGGTGTTGCACAACCTCAACGCGGACACCGCCGCCGCGGCGCTGGCCATCGCGTTGCGGGCCCGCAAGCTGGTGGTGCTCACCGACGTGGCCGGGCTGTACGCCGACTGGCCGGACACCACCAGCCTCGTCTCCGAGATCGCCGCCGACGACCTGGCCAAGCTGCTGCCCAGCCTGGAGTCGGGCATGGTGCCGAAGATGGAGGCCTGCCTGCGGGCGGTGCGTGGGGGAGTGCCCGCCGCGCACGTCGTCGACGGCCGGGTGGCGCACTCGACGTTGCTTGAGGTGTTCACCTCGGAAGGGTTCGGAACGATGGTGGTGCCGGGAGACGGGACGGACGAGACATGA
- a CDS encoding acetylornithine transaminase: MSTLAQRWKQSMMDNYGTPPMALVAGAGAVVVDDAGREYLDLVGGIAVNALGHAHPAVVAAVSKQVATLGHVSNLYVAEPPVALAELLLALAGRPGRVFFANSGAEANEAAFKLSRRTGRTHVVATRGGFHGRTMGALALTGQPAKADPFRPLPGEVTHVDYGDVAALEAAVSDATAMVILEPIQGENGVLVPPAGYLAAARRITARHGALLVLDEVQTGIGRTGHWFAHQAEGVEPDVVTLAKGLGGGLPIGATLAFGPAADLLTPGSHGTTFGGNPVSCAAALAVVATIANEGLLDNVKRVGERLRRGIEALDHPLIAEVRGAGLLLGVALTAPVSSVLAEALREAGFLVNPVQPGAIRLAPPLILTAAQADTFLAALPAALDATAVAAAGTDADLGGKAPLQGSKSSTISTPTPTTTTGTIR, encoded by the coding sequence ATGAGCACGTTGGCGCAGCGGTGGAAGCAGTCCATGATGGACAACTACGGCACGCCGCCGATGGCGTTGGTCGCCGGCGCCGGTGCGGTGGTGGTCGACGACGCCGGTCGGGAGTACCTCGACCTGGTGGGTGGCATCGCGGTCAACGCCCTCGGTCACGCCCACCCGGCGGTGGTAGCGGCGGTGTCGAAGCAGGTCGCCACCCTCGGGCACGTCTCCAACCTCTATGTGGCCGAGCCGCCGGTGGCCCTCGCCGAGCTGCTGTTGGCGCTCGCCGGCCGACCGGGCCGGGTGTTCTTCGCCAACTCGGGCGCGGAGGCCAACGAGGCGGCGTTCAAGCTGTCCCGGCGCACCGGCCGTACCCACGTGGTGGCCACCAGGGGCGGCTTCCACGGCCGCACCATGGGTGCCCTCGCGTTGACCGGCCAACCGGCGAAGGCCGATCCGTTCCGGCCGCTGCCCGGCGAGGTGACCCACGTCGACTACGGCGATGTCGCGGCCCTCGAAGCCGCAGTCTCCGACGCCACCGCCATGGTGATCCTGGAACCCATCCAGGGTGAGAACGGCGTGCTCGTTCCGCCGGCCGGCTACCTCGCCGCGGCCCGGCGGATCACCGCCCGGCACGGCGCGCTGCTGGTCCTCGACGAGGTGCAGACCGGCATCGGGCGTACCGGGCACTGGTTCGCCCACCAGGCCGAGGGCGTGGAGCCGGATGTGGTCACCCTGGCCAAGGGGCTCGGTGGCGGGCTGCCCATCGGCGCCACGCTGGCCTTCGGCCCCGCCGCGGACCTGCTCACCCCCGGCTCGCACGGCACCACGTTCGGCGGCAACCCGGTCAGCTGCGCGGCGGCGCTCGCCGTGGTGGCGACCATCGCCAACGAGGGCCTTCTCGACAACGTCAAGCGGGTCGGTGAGCGGCTGCGTCGCGGCATCGAGGCGCTGGACCACCCGCTCATCGCCGAGGTACGCGGCGCCGGTCTGCTGCTCGGCGTGGCGCTCACCGCGCCGGTGTCGTCGGTGCTGGCCGAGGCGCTGCGGGAGGCCGGCTTCCTGGTCAACCCGGTGCAGCCGGGTGCGATCCGGCTGGCGCCGCCGCTGATCCTCACCGCCGCCCAGGCGGACACCTTCCTCGCGGCCCTACCCGCCGCCCTGGACGCGACGGCCGTTGCCGCCGCCGGAACCGACGCAGATCTTGGAGGGAAAGCGCCCCTCCAGGGGTCGAAATCTTCCACGATCTCGACGCCGACACCCACGACCACGACGGGGACGATTCGATGA
- the argF gene encoding ornithine carbamoyltransferase, giving the protein MTRHFLRDDDLSPAEQSAVLDLAARMKADRFGHRPLVGPRSVAVLFDKQSLRTRISFDAGIAELGGHPLVVDTQVTHFGRGEALADAGRVLSRYVAAIVLRTHGDERIAEVAAGATVPVVNALTDGFHPCQLLADLLTIRERCGGTTGRTLAYVGDGANNMAQSYLLAGATAGMHVRIAGPAGFAPDAAVVEQAAQIAAETGGSVRVLTDPAQAVRDADVLATDTWTSMGQESDGLDRITPFLPYQVNKELLGQAAPDAIVLHCLPAHRGEEITDEVLDGPQSAVFDQAENRLHAQKALLTFLLGTATGGAATGDAATGGPR; this is encoded by the coding sequence ATGACCCGGCACTTCCTTCGCGATGACGACCTCTCGCCCGCCGAACAGTCAGCGGTCCTCGACCTGGCGGCACGGATGAAGGCGGACCGGTTCGGCCACCGGCCGTTGGTCGGCCCCCGCTCGGTGGCGGTGCTCTTCGACAAGCAGAGCCTGCGGACCAGGATCTCGTTCGACGCCGGGATCGCCGAGTTGGGCGGCCACCCCCTCGTGGTGGACACGCAGGTCACCCACTTCGGTCGCGGTGAGGCCCTCGCCGACGCGGGTCGGGTGCTGTCCCGCTACGTCGCGGCGATCGTGCTGCGGACCCACGGTGACGAGCGGATCGCCGAGGTGGCGGCGGGCGCCACCGTGCCCGTGGTCAACGCGCTCACCGACGGTTTCCACCCGTGCCAGCTGCTGGCCGACCTGCTCACCATCAGGGAGCGGTGCGGCGGCACGACCGGCCGCACCCTTGCGTACGTGGGGGACGGCGCGAACAACATGGCGCAGTCGTACCTGCTGGCCGGGGCGACCGCCGGGATGCACGTGCGGATCGCCGGCCCGGCCGGGTTCGCGCCGGACGCGGCAGTGGTGGAGCAGGCCGCCCAGATCGCGGCGGAGACCGGCGGGTCGGTGCGGGTGCTGACCGACCCGGCCCAGGCGGTACGCGACGCCGACGTGCTGGCCACCGACACCTGGACGTCGATGGGGCAGGAGTCCGACGGGTTGGACCGGATCACCCCGTTCCTGCCGTACCAGGTCAACAAGGAGCTGCTCGGGCAGGCGGCACCGGACGCGATAGTGCTGCACTGCCTGCCCGCACACCGCGGCGAGGAGATCACCGACGAGGTGCTCGACGGCCCGCAGAGCGCGGTCTTCGACCAGGCGGAGAACCGGCTGCACGCGCAGAAGGCGCTGCTGACGTTCCTGCTGGGAACCGCGACGGGGGGCGCCGCGACCGGCGACGCCGCCACCGGGGGCCCGCGATGA
- a CDS encoding arginine repressor produces the protein MTAPLTRAARHARIVELIRDRAIRSQTELADLLAADGVGVTQATLSRDLEELGAVKVRGGDGPAVYLIPEDGQRPLRDAEAAPARLVRLLRELLNGVDSSGNIAVLRTPPGAAQYLASALDRAGLPEIVGTIAGDDTILVVAREAVGGAALGDKLAGWARRDDTVEGNTTS, from the coding sequence ATGACCGCACCGCTGACCCGCGCGGCCCGGCACGCCCGGATCGTGGAGCTGATCCGCGACCGGGCGATCCGGTCGCAGACCGAGCTGGCCGACCTGCTCGCCGCCGACGGCGTCGGAGTCACCCAGGCCACCCTCTCGCGGGACCTGGAGGAGTTGGGCGCGGTCAAGGTGCGCGGCGGCGACGGCCCGGCCGTCTACCTGATCCCCGAGGATGGGCAGCGACCGTTGCGCGACGCCGAGGCCGCGCCGGCCCGGCTGGTACGGCTGCTGCGCGAGCTGCTCAACGGGGTCGACTCCAGTGGCAACATCGCCGTGCTGCGGACACCGCCGGGCGCAGCCCAGTACCTGGCCAGCGCGTTGGACCGGGCGGGCCTGCCCGAGATCGTCGGCACCATCGCCGGTGACGACACCATCCTCGTCGTGGCCCGGGAGGCCGTCGGCGGGGCCGCCCTCGGGGACAAACTCGCCGGCTGGGCCCGCCGGGACGACACCGTTGAAGGGAACACCACGTCATGA
- a CDS encoding argininosuccinate synthase, with protein sequence MTERVVLAYSGGLDTSVAIPYLSEQTGAEVIAVAVDVGQGGEDLDAIRQRALDCGAAESEVVDARDEFAADYCLPAIRANALYMDRYPLVSALSRPLIVKHLVAAARKHGGTIVSHGCTGKGNDQVRFEVGLNALAPDLKIIAPARDFAWTRDKAIAFAEEKGLPIDVSARSPYSIDQNLWGRAVETGFLEDIWNAPVEDLYSYTADPTQERDPDEIVLTFDGGVPVAIDGETVTPYQAILELNRRAGAQGVGRLDMVEDRLVGIKSREVYEAPGAIALITAHQELEAVTVERDLARFKRGVDQRWGELVYDGLWFSPLKASLDAFIDDAQRHVSGEVRMILHGGRATVTGRRSEASLYDFGMATYDTGDTFDQSLAKGFVQLWGLPSRMAAARDARLGGH encoded by the coding sequence ATGACCGAACGGGTCGTGCTCGCGTACTCCGGGGGGTTGGACACCTCCGTCGCCATTCCGTACCTGTCCGAGCAGACCGGCGCCGAGGTGATCGCTGTCGCTGTCGACGTCGGGCAGGGCGGCGAGGACCTCGACGCCATCCGGCAGCGCGCCCTGGACTGCGGTGCCGCCGAGTCCGAGGTGGTGGACGCGCGCGACGAGTTCGCCGCCGACTACTGCCTGCCGGCCATCCGCGCCAACGCCCTCTACATGGACCGCTACCCCCTGGTGTCGGCGCTGTCCCGGCCGCTGATCGTCAAGCACCTGGTGGCCGCGGCGCGCAAGCACGGCGGCACGATCGTGTCGCACGGCTGCACCGGCAAGGGCAACGACCAGGTCCGGTTCGAGGTGGGCCTGAACGCGCTCGCCCCCGACCTGAAGATCATCGCGCCGGCCCGGGACTTCGCCTGGACCCGCGACAAGGCGATCGCCTTCGCCGAGGAGAAGGGGCTGCCGATCGACGTGTCGGCCAGGTCGCCCTACTCGATCGACCAGAACCTGTGGGGCCGCGCGGTGGAGACCGGCTTCCTGGAGGACATCTGGAACGCCCCCGTCGAGGACCTCTACTCGTACACCGCCGATCCGACGCAGGAGCGCGACCCCGACGAGATCGTGCTCACCTTCGACGGCGGCGTCCCGGTGGCGATCGACGGTGAGACGGTCACCCCGTACCAGGCGATCCTGGAGCTGAACCGGCGCGCCGGCGCTCAGGGCGTGGGCCGGCTCGACATGGTCGAGGACCGCCTGGTCGGCATCAAGAGCCGCGAGGTGTACGAGGCGCCCGGCGCGATCGCGCTGATCACCGCCCACCAGGAGTTGGAGGCGGTGACAGTCGAGCGGGACCTGGCCCGGTTCAAGAGGGGCGTCGACCAGCGCTGGGGCGAACTCGTCTACGACGGGCTGTGGTTCTCGCCGCTGAAGGCGTCGCTGGACGCGTTCATCGACGACGCGCAGCGGCACGTGAGCGGCGAGGTACGGATGATCCTGCACGGCGGCCGGGCCACGGTGACCGGCCGGCGCTCCGAGGCGAGCCTCTACGACTTCGGGATGGCCACCTACGACACCGGCGACACTTTCGACCAGTCCCTGGCGAAGGGCTTCGTGCAGCTGTGGGGGTTGCCGAGTCGGATGGCCGCCGCTCGGGACGCCCGGCTGGGAGGCCACTGA